GACGACGCGCAGAAGTTGGCCGTCGATCGCTTCGGGTGGACGATCGAGGTCGAAGACGGCACCTCTTATCTGATGAACACCGTGTCGGGGTTCACGGTCACCGATGTGATGATGATCGACCACAAGAACGTGATGATGGATCTGAGTCTCGACGTGTCCGACACGATCCGCGATGTGACGCCGGAATCCACGGCCTTCCTCGGCGACGCCTTCACGCTGATGGTCCGCGAAGGTGAGAGCCGCTGGGGCACGCCGACGATGACGGACTTCGAGGACACCGTGGCGGCGCACTGGGATGTCGCCGGCGGAGCTCGGATCGAGTTCACCTTCCTGCCCAAGGGGCTCACGGCGATGTACGAGACGCCTCAGGGCGCCGAGCTCTCACGCAAGAGCGGCAACCGTTGATGGCCGACGGCAGTGAGTTCGAGAGCCGCTTGCGCCGTGCGCTCCGTGAGGTCTGCGATCGGGTCTTCCTCGTCGCTGTGCGCTGAGCCAGTACCCGGCCGGAACAGGTGTGGTCAGGCGCCTGCCACGCGGGGTGGGCGCCGCGAGGCGGCCGCGGCGAGAGCCTTCGCGTCGAAGTAGTCTGCCCCGCCGACACGGAAAGGCTGTTCGTCCAACCACACCGCGTCGCCGTCGACCCGGAGTACACCGACGTACATGATCCGGTCAGCGTCAGATGACCAGATCGAGAGGAGCAGGTCGTCTCCGAGGCTGTCCTGCGCAGCAGCGAAACCCTCGGTGATCTCGGCAGCGTCGGTGCGCCCGTTCCGGATCGCCTCGAGAAGCGGGAGTATCGGGAACGAGCCGTCGACGCCGTAGATCACCGGATTCGTCAGCACACCACCCCCCTTGACCCGCCATCGGCGAGAGCCGACGAAGATCATCACGACGCTGACGACGAGCAGCACCGGGGGGAGCGCGAACGCGCCGGCGATCGCCAGGCCGCCCTTCACCCGGCCCCCGAGGAGCTCAACGGTCGCCTCCGCATTGAGGTAGATCACCAGTGACAAGACGACCATGACCACGGCGACGACGGTCCAGACCGCCCTCTTGCGCGGTGACGACTCCGACGCGAACAGATCAGGGCGCGTGGCGAACCAGGAATACAGATTGCGGTGTGTGGACCTCAACGGGGCGAAACTCATCTGACCATCCCTTCTCCACTATTCTCGCGTGTCCGACAGGTGGCAGGTCTCGCGATCGTCGTCACGGCATCTGCACGACGGCAGGTCGACCGGTGGTAGGAGCTTGCCGGAAACCACCGGAACGCGCGGTTCGTCGGCTGTCAAGCCCCTCCCGCCCGGCTGGACACCGCGCCATTGTTCGAAGGTGCGGCACCGCGCCGCAGAACGGGAGGCACCATGAGCATCGGCAGCGGAATCGCGCTCTTCGTGATCGGGGCGATCCTCGTCTTCGCGATCAATGTCGACGTCGCCTGGGTCGACCTCGACATGGTCGGCTACATCCTGATGGGCGCAGGAGTGGTCATATTCCTGCTCGGCATCGTCCTGCTGGCGCGTCGTCGTCGGACGGAGACGGTCTCGCGCACCGTCGTCGACCCCGCGACGGGAGCACCGACGACTCGTCGCTCCGTGAGCTCCACCGGCGACGACGCGGTGTGAACCGGTCGGCTGGCGGCGTCGACCCCGGAGGGTGACGGGCGCCGTCAGTCGGCGTGGACGCTCTCGAGGTGTTCCTCGACGAGGGTGATCCCACCGCTGGAGCTCGCGGAGTGCGCGAGTTCCTCGATCCATCTCCGGCTCAGGTCCGGCGTCTCCGCGTCCTGGAACACGAACCGCAGCGGGATCGAGGGGTGCAGCCACAACGTCGAGCGACCGGGCGCATCGCCTTCAGGGTGTCGCCACGAGAGCGTGAAGCTCTCGTTGCGGCGGAGCTTCGTGGCGATGACGACCTTCAGGTGCGCAAGCGCGCGATCGTCGATCTGGATCGGGGTCTTCGCGTCGCCGTAGTAGAGGCTGCCCATCAGCAGGGGGACGATTCGACGATGTGCGGGGCACAGACCATGGTTCTCCTCGACGGCATGCTCGGAGGACCGAGAAGGCGGTCCGGGATATTCGAACTCTAGCCAACAATGTCCCGCGGAGACGGGCGCAGGGTCCGACGCGCCGTCCGATGCGAACAGAGTCTTCGTTCCCTGTCACGCAGACGGCAGTGAAGGCGCAGCCCCGTAGGCCTCGCGGTAGGCCACGGTGAACCGGGAAGAGTTGCTGAAGCCCCATCGCCGAGCGATCTCGCCCACGGAGCGGCCGTCTCCGTCGCGGAGATCCCGATGGGCGCCGTCGAGGCGCGCTCGTCGCAGGGCATCGGCAGGCGTGATGTCGAGAGCGCGCCGGAATGCGTACTGCAGACCCCGTGTAGAGATGTAGGACGCGGCCGCGACATCGTCGATCGTGATGGCGAGATGGGCGTTCGCATCGATGTAGGCGAGTGCTCGACGCACGGACGCAGGCGCGCCGGCGCGCTGTGCCGGACGCTGCAGCGAGTCCGTGAACGTCGTCGGGAACGCCGAGAGGGTCACCGTCAAGGCATGACGCTCGAGCTCGGCGATCAGCAGCGGTTCCGTGTCTCCCGCCGCCAAGGACTGGTCGAGGTACGCGAACATGCGCTCCCAGCGCTGGGCGTCGGCTGCGGAGTGCGGCACGAGCCCGGTGGTGCGCAGCTCTCGGCGATCGTCGCCGGTGATCTGCCGCGCTCGATTCTCTGCCGCCTGATGATCGAACACGACGGCTCGAACGCGAGCGGAGCGGTCCCATCTCGCCTCGACTTCGGTGCCATCCGACATCCACACGGATTGCGCATCCAGCGACTCCCGCCCGGACCAGACGCGCGCGTCAGGAGCCTCCACACGGCACACCAGGAGCTGCTCCAGCGGCTCGGCTCGCGAATGCACCTGCGCGGCGAGGCGATAGTCGATCAGGGACGCGGTCTCGAGCTCCTCGGATCGCCAGTCGAATCGGAACCTCCGCGGGTCCGCCTTCTGCAGCGACGAGGAGGGGACGAATTGCTGCCACGTGGACTCCACCCGCTCCAGATCGGCGGATGTGAACTGCATGGGTTACTCCTTGTGCTTCGCGCCCAGATCCCACTCGAAAGCGCACCACCCGGAGCGTATCCCACTGCACCTGAGCCCCGGCCGTAGAGCACTGATGCGCTCGAGGAATCAGTCAATCTGAGAGAGGGGAATCCGTGTGAGGGGAAGGGGATCGAACGGGCCAGCTACCGTCGAGCGCGTCATCGGGGTCGAGCCGGCCGATGCTCACGAAGTACTCGGTGAGGCTCGCCGCCTGCGATCGGGCCCACCCGATCTGATGCGTGTGGAGTTGCGCGGGAGATTCGGGGAGGCTGAACTGACGCGCGAGCGCCTGCGCGACACGTCCGGCGGCGATGGCGTCGGCAGACGCTTCATGGGCGCTCTCCAGCGGCACGGCATAGTGCGCCGCCACCACTTCGAGCGTGCGCCGGCCACGACGGTAGCGGTCGAAGGCCTTGTCGATCACGAGCGGATCGATCACGGGGGCCGGGTCTGTGAGGGGCTCGACTCCGTGACGGATCGCTTCACAGGCGAGCAGGGAGAAGTCGTACGACGCGTTGTAGGCGACGACCGGCACCCCCTGATCGAACAACGATCGCAACGCGGCGGTGACTTCGGCGACGACCTCGTGCGCCGGCCTTCCCTGCGATCGTGCGTGCATGGTGGTGATGCCGTGCACAGCAGTCGCTCCTTCGGGAATCGGGACTCCGGGGTCTGCGAGCCATGAGCGAGCCGCGACCTGGCGTCCCCCCGCATCGAGCACGCCGACATAGGCGGTGACCACGCGATCCGACTCGACGTCGACGCCCGTCGTCTCCAGGTCGAACACACCGACGCGCGTGAGCCACGCGGGGAGCGGAGATCCGGATGGCATGCCCTCACGCTACGGCCGGCCGCGGACATTCAGGAGAAGGCGCACGGCGGCTCGTAGACTCGGACCATGACCGTGCCATCTCCCTACGCGGACCGTCTTCGTCGCCTTCCCGTGCAGCGCCACGAGGTCGAGGTGCGCGGTGCCACCACGGCGTATTGGGTGTACGGCCCTGAAGACGCCGAGACCACGGTCATCGCGGTGCACGGGTTCCGTGGCGAGCACCACGGCCTCGAACCGGTTCTCGCCTACCTCCCCGAAGTTCGCGTGGTCGCCCCCGACCTTCCCGGCTTCGGCGAGTCGGC
The DNA window shown above is from Microbacterium maritypicum and carries:
- a CDS encoding DUF6458 family protein, with amino-acid sequence MSIGSGIALFVIGAILVFAINVDVAWVDLDMVGYILMGAGVVIFLLGIVLLARRRRTETVSRTVVDPATGAPTTRRSVSSTGDDAV
- a CDS encoding DUF7882 family protein; translation: MGSLYYGDAKTPIQIDDRALAHLKVVIATKLRRNESFTLSWRHPEGDAPGRSTLWLHPSIPLRFVFQDAETPDLSRRWIEELAHSASSSGGITLVEEHLESVHAD
- a CDS encoding helix-turn-helix transcriptional regulator; its protein translation is MQFTSADLERVESTWQQFVPSSSLQKADPRRFRFDWRSEELETASLIDYRLAAQVHSRAEPLEQLLVCRVEAPDARVWSGRESLDAQSVWMSDGTEVEARWDRSARVRAVVFDHQAAENRARQITGDDRRELRTTGLVPHSAADAQRWERMFAYLDQSLAAGDTEPLLIAELERHALTVTLSAFPTTFTDSLQRPAQRAGAPASVRRALAYIDANAHLAITIDDVAAASYISTRGLQYAFRRALDITPADALRRARLDGAHRDLRDGDGRSVGEIARRWGFSNSSRFTVAYREAYGAAPSLPSA
- a CDS encoding 3'-5' exonuclease — protein: MPSGSPLPAWLTRVGVFDLETTGVDVESDRVVTAYVGVLDAGGRQVAARSWLADPGVPIPEGATAVHGITTMHARSQGRPAHEVVAEVTAALRSLFDQGVPVVAYNASYDFSLLACEAIRHGVEPLTDPAPVIDPLVIDKAFDRYRRGRRTLEVVAAHYAVPLESAHEASADAIAAGRVAQALARQFSLPESPAQLHTHQIGWARSQAASLTEYFVSIGRLDPDDALDGSWPVRSPSPHTDSPLSD